The proteins below are encoded in one region of Hordeum vulgare subsp. vulgare chromosome 3H, MorexV3_pseudomolecules_assembly, whole genome shotgun sequence:
- the LOC123443211 gene encoding tRNA (guanine(37)-N1)-methyltransferase 1 isoform X3: MVTPPPPLLRLHPHRILPRLRRFTPGRLLLRLHPKSLYATASTSQAAPTAPLQPPPHGPSLRRGRPTTGQPPEAPLSFSRTFDLAALRVPAAACASLERRLRGHLLNWPRVRNIARLPNDDGDGFLSPPKSPRSSSALPPTAVARREKLAREFNARGFVEFPILAKMSRPAGRTRRETKGRETGGKETKYEKDKVYVVEVLEQGGEDDEDEWKGLVGDEGFGKGAWRGEPTRLLLLDEGHAKRRVDELPEAVKVVLEHEAEHGGPFAYELVQCQITLFYNYWPMNEVLEALLPEGIIIPAGFETVGHIAHLNLRDEHLPYKTLIAQVVLDKNKPKIQTVVNKIDAIQNDYRTMQLEILAGHDSLVTTVIESGLRFRVDLATVYWNSRLSTERQRLVNSIFQNSDVVCDVFSGVGPIAISAAKKVKYVYANDLNPAAVEYLERNIVLNKLERKIELAYLSELNNKIDQSSFSQGSSF, from the exons ATggtgacgccgccgccgccgctcctccgACTCCATCCTCACCGCATCCTCCCTCGCCTCCGCCGTTTTACCCCtggccgcctccttctccgcctccacCCTAAATCCCTCTACGCCACCGCCTCCACCTCACAAGCCGCCCCAACCGCGCCTCTCCAACCTCCTCCCCACGGCCCCTCGCTCCGCCGCGGCCGCCCAACGACAGGCCAACCTCCGGAAGCGCCCCTCTCCTTCTCGCGCACATTCGACCTCGCGGCCCTCCGCGTTCCCGCCGCCGCCTGCGCGTCCCTCGAGCGCCGCCTCCGCGGACACTTGCTCAACTGGCCCCGGGTCCGCAACATCGCCCGTCTCcccaacgacgacggcgatggcttCCTATCTCCCCCCAAGTCACCCAGATCCTCCTCCGCCCTCCCGCCGACCGCGGTGGCGCGCCGCGAGAAGCTAGCCCGCGAGTTCAATGCCCGCGGCTTCGTGGAGTTCCCCATCCTCGCCAAGATGTCACGGCCCGCCGGGCGGACGCGAAGGGAAACGAAGGGGAGAGAAACCGGCGGCAAGGAGACCAAGTACGAGAAAGACAAGGTCTATGTCGTGGAGGTGCTGGAGCAGGGAGGGGAGGACGACGAAGACGAATGGAAGGGGTTAGTCGGGGACGAGGGGTTCGGGAAGGGCGCGTGGCGAGGGGAGCCCACCCGGCTGCTGCTGCTGGATGAGGGCCACGCCAAGAGAAGAGTTGACGAGCTCCCCGAGGCCGTCAAG GTTGTGTTAGAACACGAAGCCGAGCATGGTGGACCTTTTGCCTATGAGCTTGTACAATGCCAGATAACCCTGTTCTATAATTACTGGCCGATGAATGAG GTCTTGGAGGCATTACTTCCTGAAGGGATAATCATTCCTGCAGGCTTTGAGACAGTAGGACATATTGCCCACTTGAACTTGAGGGACGAGCACTTACCTTATAAGACACTTATAGCTCAg GTCGTTCTAGACAAAAACAAACCAAAGATCCAAACTGTTGTCAATAAGATTGATGCTATTCAAAATGATTACAGAACTATGCAACTTGAAATCTTAGCTGGCCACGATTCCCTTGTTACAACAGTTATTGAGAGCGGCCTTCGTTTTCGAGTTGATCTTGCAACAGT CTATTGGAATTCTAGATTATCAACAGAAAGGCAGAGGCTTGTCAACAGTATCTTTCAAAATTCTGATGTTGTAT GTGATGTGTTCTCTGGTGTTGGTCCAATAGCAATTTCAGCTGCGAAAAAAGTCAAATATGTTTATGCAAATGACCTAAACCCAGCTGCAGTCGAGTACCTTGAACGAAACATTGTTCTTAACAAACTTGAGAGAAAAATTGAG TTGGCCTACCTTTCAGAATTGAACAataagatagatcaatctagtttcTCCCAAGGCTCATCATTTTAG